The Cyprinus carpio isolate SPL01 chromosome B8, ASM1834038v1, whole genome shotgun sequence genome segment aaatcatactgacccccaaatttttCGTTGGTACAAGTACATTAACAGATAGCAAACAATCATTTGAAGactcgtatttatttatttccatcccAGACCTATGAGGTAATGTCCAACATCTTAGGTGGAAACTGATGttgatttatatttcatttgacgTTTATATTCCCCTCAaacttttttattgtgtttaatattGAGCATATTGTCTTGAAGTCTTTACAAAAtgctcacacaacacacaaagaaatacctccttaattaaatatatacattatctTTTACTATCTTACCATATTTACAAGTCACCCCGATGAGCATCCATTCAGTGTTGCTGGCTTTTTCAAGTCCATTAAGTacgaaaatatataaaaataaagctgccTCTTCTTATTAACAGTCTGTGTGGCATGGTGTTAGGAAGCAGAGTGGGCTTTTCTGTTGCGTTTCGCCCGTCGGGTCGGAGGAAAGCTGATGAACTCAAAGTGTTTGAGTTGGTCCGAGTTCGGGAAGGGGAGCGGTCCTTTGTGGAGGCGCTTGATGAAGTGAACTTCCCGCTGGTTCTCTCTGGTTTTGGAGGCCTTGATGGGCCGACCCTTTCTGCTGAAGGCCACGTACCAGCCCTCGTATTTAGCGTTCTGGAAAGCAGTGTAGTTGTTCTCCAGGACGATCTCTGTGAAGATGCAGTCCCTTCCTCTGCCATTCGGCTGCGAGAAACAGAGAAGCCACATGTTATTTCACTGACCTTTAAACTCAAAACTGTGAAATTAAGGACTCTTTATTAGCGaatcaattactttattaatacattaaatttacattatatagaAGTCTGTAATTACTTATAAACGTTTTTTTCCACACACAATGTATCATCTGAATCTGTCCGTtgcattctgactttttttctgtgctgaacaattaattttcatataagggatatataattttgtatatttttattttaggatataatttcttatatatatatatatatatatatatatatatatatatatatatagcaataacatatcaatatatatttattgatctGTTATTGCtgtcttttaaaatatctatcaaataaattaagtaaCAAAGCCAgggtttatttgatgttttactaATCTTGAAAAagtcattattacattattaaataatatattgtaaaagaatacacttaagtgtgaattgaatgtaatgttttcagaaacatgttctttgcaattaaatgacaattttatattaaatataattagagTGCtattttgacccacttaagtaggacttaaaaacatctttatgtaatttcataattacttctaatGTACTTCTTATGTGTTACATTGTACTGCCGAATGCACTGACAAGCATTTaggataaactaaaatatactttatttgcCATTTCTATTAAAAcgtgtcatttatttatatttaacatattataaaaaatatcaaatatatttgtaattagacatttgtaataatgaagttgcaatttacactgtaaaaatggctatatatatgatatatatatatatatatatataatatatatatatatcatatatatatatatatatatatgttatctgTGTTTACTGATGTAACATTGAAtaaaacactacagttaaaattataatctagTACTTTAGATGTGCTTTATTGTTTTAGCcaacacataaaaataagtgtacttgaccaattaaaaaagtattattattaaaatttaatcatttaaaatatacttcaaagGTAAAACCTTTAAATTGtcattattacaaagtgtacttttcgaaagtgtacttaagtgtgttaagaaacataaaGAAATGTGTCACTCTTTGAGTGCACTTATgtcaccttttattttatttgcattatattatacAACTACATTAAAGAACTAAGCAGacatctttttcacaagggttggACTTCATACTGACACTATCTGTATAGCTGTATAAAGTTGTgttctggtcatgtgatctcaacatggcagCCACCATGATGGGCCGCACCACCAGACTTTGTTTTAGATGGTTAGTACTTCCAGTGCTTTCAGATGGCTTGGGTCTTATGTAAGCAGTGTTTTGTCTCACTGTGCCCATCATTAATTATTCTTCCTCACAGCCTGTGCCCTCATCTGTCAACACGGTTCTCTTCATGCTCTCACTGTCTCCATCTAGTTGTCCCAGCGCTGTGTCTGATGGCCAATCCATAGCGCTGAAGACATTTTTTCCACTTCCGTGAAGGAAGAAGTGGCTTAACATCTGACTAAACACAGAATGGGTGTGAAAGCTGTTTCCTTCACAGAAGATGCCATTCACACCATCTAGCTGCTGATCTATTATGTCCCGATAATACCTCAGCATTTGCACACCCAGTGAGTTTAGCTGGCATTTTGATaactccttttatttttttaacagtaaatgtTCTGAGTTTATGAGATATAATATGAGTTTGGAGTGACATAAGCGAGGGTATatgatagaattttaatgtttcaaGATGGGATTTGATTAATCTGATCAAATGTAGATTTCTGTTGCCTCGTTTTAGACCAGGAGTTTTCAATCTTTTAAATGCCTCAGACCCCTAAATATGATCATCCTCATGTGAGGGATcctcaaatatgtattttcatgCATAAAAACCCAATTTATCCTGATTTAAACTGGTCTGCTATAAACTatgctaattttaaaatattattagaaaaatatagtTTCTATTGCATTTTGTACTCACTACTGTTagatgccttttttattatttattttaagcaggtttttattttgtatttattactttataaaaatagtaaatagatatttttgtttactgtttatttattttttatgtttacttagttactgaaatataatatatcattgtactaattatttaatataaatgtgtattatttaatttaattatttgattactcatttatttacatcagcttttatttgcttattttaattcttattttaccatttatttattcacttctTAAACagtttttctctaaacttttcACAGTCCCCTGGCACACCATAATGGCTATaaatgtgtgtctctctctgtgtgtaatatatttatatagcctttttattattattattttgatcaaattttgtttcatttatttatttatatcgctttttatttatttgcttattttaatcgtatttttacaatttttataatttttttatatatatatatatatatgtattacactttttaaacacttttaatcaTTTGTACACTTTTAAAACTTTTCTCTGCAATCCACTGCAGCCCCCTGAAAACCCTTGAAAACCCTTGTTTTAGACACTTTTACCCTACAACGGTGACAggcctaaaaatttaaataaaattttctgcAAAATCTCCAAGTAAGATGGTGGGACATACCTTGCCCACTAGTTTCCCCCTGCGGTTCATGCACAGGTATCTGCCACTTTCTGCTCCTTTGATCCGAACACGACTTCCAAAGGTGTCTGTCTCCACATAAAGTCTGGCTGTAATGCAGCACAAGTGTTAGCAACAAACAAAATACTGTAGCCCTTAATAGGCTCAGCCATTTATCAAAACCATAGAATATACTGCAGTCATAATGAAAACATACCCCACTTAGCTCAACATTACTGTGTGCAGTGTAAAAATAATTCTACCTGTCCTGACCCTTGAAATGTCACTTTTGTTggcataatgttatgaagcatcAGTAGTTTTTAAGATTTCAGTATACTTATTACATGAATATTACAACATCAAGATTTTCAAGATGACTTCCTGAAATCCCATAAATCCTGACTAGTCAAATCAGTCTCATTTCCCCTTGCTGTTTGAAGCAAATTAACACATCCTAATCAACACAAAAGGGAAACGATTAGGCAAAGAACAGTCTTTTGAACTATCAGCCAGTCCCCTTTCAGCCAATAAAGCAATCAGACGCGAAAACAGCGCTATCTGCACCGAAACCCACCGTGAGTGAATTACAGTAGATGAATGCGCGACTCACCGAAAGTGTTTCCGTCCTCTGCGGTGGCGCTCACTCTCTTGCCCTGGATCTGCACGTGTCTGCCGCTGGTTCTGCTGTACAGCTGATAGACTCGAACCTGCCGCCGGCTCAGCTGGTCCGTCAGAGAGCCCTGTTCCCTCACATACTGCTTAAAATTAGGAGAAGGGTGATTCTTCTCCCCTTTTCGGTGCAAAGGGAAAATAAGATCAcata includes the following:
- the LOC109055737 gene encoding fibroblast growth factor 17 isoform X1, which produces MYGINQRCLYISFHFFVVWCHAQGEKNHPSPNFKQYVREQGSLTDQLSRRQVRVYQLYSRTSGRHVQIQGKRVSATAEDGNTFARLYVETDTFGSRVRIKGAESGRYLCMNRRGKLVGKPNGRGRDCIFTEIVLENNYTAFQNAKYEGWYVAFSRKGRPIKASKTRENQREVHFIKRLHKGPLPFPNSDQLKHFEFISFPPTRRAKRNRKAHSAS
- the LOC109055737 gene encoding fibroblast growth factor 17 isoform X2, producing the protein MYGINQRCLYISFHFFVVWCHAQQYVREQGSLTDQLSRRQVRVYQLYSRTSGRHVQIQGKRVSATAEDGNTFARLYVETDTFGSRVRIKGAESGRYLCMNRRGKLVGKPNGRGRDCIFTEIVLENNYTAFQNAKYEGWYVAFSRKGRPIKASKTRENQREVHFIKRLHKGPLPFPNSDQLKHFEFISFPPTRRAKRNRKAHSAS
- the LOC109055737 gene encoding fibroblast growth factor 17 isoform X3, with protein sequence MYGINQRCLYISFHFFVVWCHAQYVREQGSLTDQLSRRQVRVYQLYSRTSGRHVQIQGKRVSATAEDGNTFARLYVETDTFGSRVRIKGAESGRYLCMNRRGKLVGKPNGRGRDCIFTEIVLENNYTAFQNAKYEGWYVAFSRKGRPIKASKTRENQREVHFIKRLHKGPLPFPNSDQLKHFEFISFPPTRRAKRNRKAHSAS